The nucleotide window AGGGTACGAATGCCTGTTTGTCGCCCATTTCTTCGGTCAGGGCCTGCAAACGCTTTTTCACCTTGGGGTTGAGCAGTGTCCACAGGCGCCGACGGGTGAGCAGCCACACCAGCACACTGACACCGGCGCCAATAAAGGTGCCGAGCACGTAATGCGGGCTGGTCGCCAAGGCCAGTGCGCCCATCAGCTTGACGTCGTCGGCACCGAAGCGGCCGAGCATGTAGCCGGGCAGTGTAAGCAGCATGACGATGGCCAGTGCCCAGCCGGCATCACTGGCATCGGCGCCGATCCAGCTGTGGCCGGTGGCGAACAGCCAGAACAGGGCGCCGGCAGCCACGCCCAGGGTCAGCAGATCGGATATCTGGCGTTGACGCACATCCTGTTCGGAGCACAAGGCAAGCCACAGCAGGAGAACAATGCTTTGCATTGGCAGGTCGCCTTTCCCAAATGTTGAACACATCTACCCGGTCAGTCAGGTTTCCTTAAGTGAAGATAGACAAGAACCTGCGCACGAGTGGGCAGGAAAGGGAAAAAGGCGTGGCTGGAATGGATTTTGTCGTAGCTGTCACAGACCTGGCAGGTGGTGCAGCCGTGTTCAGAATCGCGATCTCTGTGGGAGCGGGTTCACCCGCGAACACCGGCGGAGCCGGTGCCATGCACCGTGTCGCTTGCTTCGCGGATGAACCCGCTCCCACAGAGTCCGCGGCGTCTATAAAAGCCGCGTTTGAATGTTACTTCTTGCTACCCGGGGGATAGTTGGCCAGCACCTTGGTCACGGTATTGTGGATGGCGCTGTTGCGTTCTTCCGGGCTTGGCGGGTAGTTGTTCATGATCTGCTCGGCACTGCCTCGCCAGACCAGCTTGCCGTCACGCCCGTCGAACATGTCGATCTGGATGGTGGCGACCTTGTAGTCGACACTGCGGGTTTCGTTGTACATCGGGCCGCCCCAGTAGCCGCCCCAGTAACCACCCCAACCACCGCCGTAGTTGGTGGTGATCTGCTGCTGGCGCTGCTCGACAATCAGGTACGCGCGCACGCCCAGGTCAGGCCGCGCGCCAGCCTGGACCGGGCGCAGGCCGCGCTGGTCGAGCTGGTCGGCGACCGCTTGGCGGATGCGCTGTTCGGTGAGGTCGCTTTTGATGCGGGGGTCGTCCGGGCGATATTGCAGGCCCGGCTCCTGCCACGCCCAGCTCCGGTAGGCGGCAAAATCGCGGCTGGCATCGAAGTCCTGCTGGACATTGTTGCTGGAGCAGGCGGCGAGCAATAACGCGAACGACAGTAGAACGAGGCGGCGCAACATGGTGGTTCTCCGTTAAACGTTAACTGGGAGGATAGCCGCTGAGCGCCTTGTGCACAGAATCGCGCAGGGCGCTTTCGCGTTCACGCGGCGAGTCCTTGTCGCTGCCGCTTTCGGCGCTGGCGCTCCACACCGGCTGGCCGCTGCGGGCGTCGTACAGGTCGATGCGCACCACCATCACCTCCACCTCGTAGGTGCGCACGATGGGCACGCTGGCATAGCCCCCGTAGCCATGGCGATAGCCGCCATAACCGACACCACCGTAGGGATAGGGGCCGTAGTACGGGTCGTAGGTGTCGTAGTCACGCACTTGGCGCAAGCGTTTTTCCAGGCGCATGTCGGCGCTGACCAGCAAATCGCCGGAAGCCCCCCGGGCAGGGCGTAGGCCATGCTGGTCGAGTGCGCCGCTGACGGCATCGGCCAGTTGCGCCGGGTCGGCATTGGCCGAGCCGCTGGGCAACTGGCCGTTGCGCCAGCTCCAGCTGCGGTAGTGCCCGTAATCCCGGGCGGGCGCGGGGTAGGCACTGGCGTCGAAGGTGGTGGCCGCCTGGGCGGGGGCCGGGGGCAGCGGGCGGCTGCTGGCCACATACGGGTTGCTGCCCTGGCAGGCAGCCAAGGCAAACGGCAGCAGGGCCAGGCACAACAGACGGTACGGCATGTATTCCTCCCGGCGGGCGGGTCAACGGGGGCGGCAGACCCAGTGCAGATAGCGGCCAAGCCCGGCGAAGCCGGGGTGGCGGCGGTAGGCCAGTTCCATTTCCAGCAGGTCGAGCAGCTCGGCCTTGGCTTGGAACTCTTTGGGCATGTAATCGTGGAACACCCGCACACCACTCTCGGTTTCAACCTGCCACATAGGATCAAGTTGCGCCTTGAGCTCGCGTGGATCAAGCGGTTTCTGTGGGGTCAGGCTCTGCTTTTCACCTTCCAGCCGGTTGCTGCGCAATTTGCGGAAATGGCCCTTGAGCAGATTGCGATAGACCAGCGCGTCGCGGTTGTAGAAGGCCAGTGACAGCCACCCGGAAGGGGCCGTGAGCTGGTGCAGCACGGGCAGGATGCTTTCGGGCTCTGACAGCCATTCGAGCACGGCATGGCACAGCACCAGGTCGTAGGGCTCGGTCAGTTGGCCAAGCAGGTCTTGCCAGGGTGCCTGGATGAACGTGGCGGTCTGGCCGGCCTCGGCAAAGCGCGCCCGGGCGCCGTCGAGCATGGGGGCGGCAGGCTCGGCCAGGGTCAGATGGTGGCCACGCTGGGCCAGCCACAAGGCCATGTGCCCCAGCCCGGCGCCGATGTCGAGGATGCGCAGCGGGCGATCGGGCAGCGCCTCGGCCAGGTCGGCCTGCAGTACGGCCAGGCGGATCGCGCCCTTGGCGCCGCCGTAGATCTTCTCGGCAAAGCGGGTGGCCAGCTCATCGAAGTGACGGTCGTTCATCGGGCGAAGCGCCTCTCGCTGTCGGCCAGCTTGGCCCGCACCACCTGGTCCATGTCCAGGCCCAGCTCGCTGCAC belongs to Pseudomonas putida NBRC 14164 and includes:
- a CDS encoding DUF4136 domain-containing protein codes for the protein MPYRLLCLALLPFALAACQGSNPYVASSRPLPPAPAQAATTFDASAYPAPARDYGHYRSWSWRNGQLPSGSANADPAQLADAVSGALDQHGLRPARGASGDLLVSADMRLEKRLRQVRDYDTYDPYYGPYPYGGVGYGGYRHGYGGYASVPIVRTYEVEVMVVRIDLYDARSGQPVWSASAESGSDKDSPRERESALRDSVHKALSGYPPS
- a CDS encoding A24 family peptidase is translated as MQSIVLLLWLALCSEQDVRQRQISDLLTLGVAAGALFWLFATGHSWIGADASDAGWALAIVMLLTLPGYMLGRFGADDVKLMGALALATSPHYVLGTFIGAGVSVLVWLLTRRRLWTLLNPKVKKRLQALTEEMGDKQAFVPYVLAGFLLTAVWIQ
- a CDS encoding DUF4136 domain-containing protein, producing MLRRLVLLSFALLLAACSSNNVQQDFDASRDFAAYRSWAWQEPGLQYRPDDPRIKSDLTEQRIRQAVADQLDQRGLRPVQAGARPDLGVRAYLIVEQRQQQITTNYGGGWGGYWGGYWGGPMYNETRSVDYKVATIQIDMFDGRDGKLVWRGSAEQIMNNYPPSPEERNSAIHNTVTKVLANYPPGSKK
- a CDS encoding methyltransferase domain-containing protein, whose product is MNDRHFDELATRFAEKIYGGAKGAIRLAVLQADLAEALPDRPLRILDIGAGLGHMALWLAQRGHHLTLAEPAAPMLDGARARFAEAGQTATFIQAPWQDLLGQLTEPYDLVLCHAVLEWLSEPESILPVLHQLTAPSGWLSLAFYNRDALVYRNLLKGHFRKLRSNRLEGEKQSLTPQKPLDPRELKAQLDPMWQVETESGVRVFHDYMPKEFQAKAELLDLLEMELAYRRHPGFAGLGRYLHWVCRPR